A window of Ananas comosus cultivar F153 linkage group 4, ASM154086v1, whole genome shotgun sequence contains these coding sequences:
- the LOC109708979 gene encoding DELLA protein RGL1-like isoform X1 yields the protein MASWLLHVLSLQSSLSVVLAASTSVFRLLCPEYECCLHYPCVCLFILPMFLEPEFVTAEDVGGFDDLWSSYGFYNEGCFEKGAPLVLNDQQLFSDFAFMDDMHFDSISSAISVAAETDQPASNSELLQLDEKSTPPLPSKTSELLSKYQFKFNARSGEKPNESIERGGSKLSTEDFMRIAASFFIQLSTHKDCNPFMLNNQFGLSFSGLSSAEIMNVELAILLFSAAEKVSQQRFDHGTNLIKECYKLCSKTGNSVQRVVYYFADALQERIHGGKGTVVKAQEVMKALLSNHPVHLATFRSLPLEQIMQFTSVQTILDNLGSAKKIHLIDLSIKHGLQWTILMQALSNSSSVDYVKISAVGTSEEEITSTGKRLTSFAEILKLPFVFKPVIVSDIKELKEDMFKIEETETIALYSSMDMNTMIIKPDRLENVMKVIRNLRPQIVTVVDVEAKHNSRSFINRFTEALFYFSAFFDCLENCMRGDERVRMIVEEDFFSPGISSIVAAEGSERVIRQVGIDVWRLFFARYGLVEAELNQWSVYQASLLVKHFACGESYSFEVNGKALLVGWKGTPLHFISAWKFQ from the exons ATGGCTTCCTGGTTGCTCCATGTCCTTTCTCTACAAAGCTCCCTGTCTGTGGTGTTGGCAGCAAGCACATCAGTATTTCGATTGCTTTGTCCTGAATATGAGTGTTGCTTACACTATCCTTGTGTTTGTCTGTTTATTCTCCCTATGTTTCTG GAACCCGAATTTGTCACAGCAGAAGATGTGGGTGGATTTGATGATCTCTGGTCCAGCTATGGGTTCTACAATGAGGGTTGCTTCGAAAAGGGAGCTCCTTTGGTGCTTAATGATCAGCAGCTGTTCTCGGACTTTGCGTTCATGGACGACATGCATTTTGATTCAATTTCTTCAGCGATTTCTGTTGCAGCGGAAACAGACCAGCCTGCGTCGAACTCTGAACTTCTGCAGTTGGACGAGAAGAGCACACCGCCTCTTCCCTCAAAAACGTCAGAGCTTTTGAGCAAATACCAATTTAAATTCAATGCGAGGAGTGGAGAAAAGCCTAATGAGTCGATCGAGAGGGGAGGAAGCAAACTGTCGACCGAAGATTTCATGCGGATTGCTGCTTCTTTCTTCATTCAACTGTCAACACACAAGGATTGCAATCCTTTTATGCTTAATAATCAATTCGGCTTATCGTTTTCAGGGCTTAGTTCTGCGGAGATTATGAATGTAGAGCTCGCGATTCTTCTTTTTTCCGCCGCTGAGAAGGTAAGCCAACAGCGATTCGATCACGGTACCAATTTAATCAAGGAATGTTACAAACTGTGCTCAAAAACAGGAAATTCGGTTCAAAGAGTAGTTTACTATTTCGCAGATGCACTACAAGAGAGGATCCACGGGGGAAAGGGTACTGTTGTAAAAGCACAAGAAGTAATGAAAGCATTATTAAGTAATCACCCGGTTCATCTAGCTACCTTTAGAAGCCTCCCCCTTGAGCAGATCATGCAGTTCACTTCAGTTCAAACCATTTTGGACAATTTGGGTTCAGCAAAGAAAATCCATCTAATCGATCTCTCGATCAAGCACGGACTGCAATGGACAATCCTGATGCAAGCCTTGTCGAACTCGAGTTCGGTCGATTATGTCAAGATCAGTGCTGTTGGGACTTCAGAGGAGGAGATCACTTCGACCGGTAAGCGCTTAACAAGTTTTGCTGAGATCCTAAAGTTACCATTTGTGTTCAAACCGGTAATAGTTTCGGACATCAAGGAACTCAAGGAAGATATGTTTAAGATAGAAGAGACAGAAACAATTGCCTTATACTCTTCAATGGACATGAACACCATGATCATAAAGCCTGATAGGCTCGAGAACGTAATGAAGGTGATAAGGAACCTGAGACCGCAAATTGTGACGGTTGTGGACGTGGAGGCGAAGCATAATTCGCGATCGTTCATTAACCGGTTCACCGAAGCATTGTTTTACTTCAGCGCGTTCTTCGACTGCTTAGAGAATTGTATGAGAGGGGACGAGAGAGTGAGGATGATAGTAGAAGAGGACTTCTTCTCGCCGGGAATTAGTAGTATTGTTGCAGCTGAGGGGAGTGAGAGAGTGATTAGGCAAGTAGGGATTGATGTGTGGAGGTTGTTCTTTGCTAGGTATGGGCTTGTGGAGGCTGAGCTTAATCAGTGGTCAGTGTATCAGGCTAGCTTGTTGGTAAAGCACTTTGCCTGTGGGGAGTCATACAGCTTTGAGGTGAATGGGAAAGCACTTCTTGTTGGGTGGAAGGGGACTCCATTGCATTTTATTTCTGCTTGGAAGTTCCAATAA
- the LOC109709629 gene encoding cytochrome c oxidase subunit 5C, producing the protein MAAHKIAHATLKGPSVVKEICIGLTLGLFAGSLWKMHHWNEQRKTRAFYDMLEKGEISVVVAEE; encoded by the coding sequence ATGGCCGCACACAAGATTGCTCATGCCACCCTGAAGGGGCCCAGCGTCGTGAAGGAGATCTGCATCGGACTAACGCTAGGGCTTTTCGCAGGCAGCCTGTGGAAGATGCATCACTGGAACGAACAGAGGAAGACGAGGGCTTTCTATGATATGCTGGAAAAGGGCGAGATCAGTGTCGTTGTTGCCgaagaataa
- the LOC109708979 gene encoding DELLA protein RGL1-like isoform X3, with product MSCQEPEFVTAEDVGGFDDLWSSYGFYNEGCFEKGAPLVLNDQQLFSDFAFMDDMHFDSISSAISVAAETDQPASNSELLQLDEKSTPPLPSKTSELLSKYQFKFNARSGEKPNESIERGGSKLSTEDFMRIAASFFIQLSTHKDCNPFMLNNQFGLSFSGLSSAEIMNVELAILLFSAAEKVSQQRFDHGTNLIKECYKLCSKTGNSVQRVVYYFADALQERIHGGKGTVVKAQEVMKALLSNHPVHLATFRSLPLEQIMQFTSVQTILDNLGSAKKIHLIDLSIKHGLQWTILMQALSNSSSVDYVKISAVGTSEEEITSTGKRLTSFAEILKLPFVFKPVIVSDIKELKEDMFKIEETETIALYSSMDMNTMIIKPDRLENVMKVIRNLRPQIVTVVDVEAKHNSRSFINRFTEALFYFSAFFDCLENCMRGDERVRMIVEEDFFSPGISSIVAAEGSERVIRQVGIDVWRLFFARYGLVEAELNQWSVYQASLLVKHFACGESYSFEVNGKALLVGWKGTPLHFISAWKFQ from the exons ATGTCATGCCAG GAACCCGAATTTGTCACAGCAGAAGATGTGGGTGGATTTGATGATCTCTGGTCCAGCTATGGGTTCTACAATGAGGGTTGCTTCGAAAAGGGAGCTCCTTTGGTGCTTAATGATCAGCAGCTGTTCTCGGACTTTGCGTTCATGGACGACATGCATTTTGATTCAATTTCTTCAGCGATTTCTGTTGCAGCGGAAACAGACCAGCCTGCGTCGAACTCTGAACTTCTGCAGTTGGACGAGAAGAGCACACCGCCTCTTCCCTCAAAAACGTCAGAGCTTTTGAGCAAATACCAATTTAAATTCAATGCGAGGAGTGGAGAAAAGCCTAATGAGTCGATCGAGAGGGGAGGAAGCAAACTGTCGACCGAAGATTTCATGCGGATTGCTGCTTCTTTCTTCATTCAACTGTCAACACACAAGGATTGCAATCCTTTTATGCTTAATAATCAATTCGGCTTATCGTTTTCAGGGCTTAGTTCTGCGGAGATTATGAATGTAGAGCTCGCGATTCTTCTTTTTTCCGCCGCTGAGAAGGTAAGCCAACAGCGATTCGATCACGGTACCAATTTAATCAAGGAATGTTACAAACTGTGCTCAAAAACAGGAAATTCGGTTCAAAGAGTAGTTTACTATTTCGCAGATGCACTACAAGAGAGGATCCACGGGGGAAAGGGTACTGTTGTAAAAGCACAAGAAGTAATGAAAGCATTATTAAGTAATCACCCGGTTCATCTAGCTACCTTTAGAAGCCTCCCCCTTGAGCAGATCATGCAGTTCACTTCAGTTCAAACCATTTTGGACAATTTGGGTTCAGCAAAGAAAATCCATCTAATCGATCTCTCGATCAAGCACGGACTGCAATGGACAATCCTGATGCAAGCCTTGTCGAACTCGAGTTCGGTCGATTATGTCAAGATCAGTGCTGTTGGGACTTCAGAGGAGGAGATCACTTCGACCGGTAAGCGCTTAACAAGTTTTGCTGAGATCCTAAAGTTACCATTTGTGTTCAAACCGGTAATAGTTTCGGACATCAAGGAACTCAAGGAAGATATGTTTAAGATAGAAGAGACAGAAACAATTGCCTTATACTCTTCAATGGACATGAACACCATGATCATAAAGCCTGATAGGCTCGAGAACGTAATGAAGGTGATAAGGAACCTGAGACCGCAAATTGTGACGGTTGTGGACGTGGAGGCGAAGCATAATTCGCGATCGTTCATTAACCGGTTCACCGAAGCATTGTTTTACTTCAGCGCGTTCTTCGACTGCTTAGAGAATTGTATGAGAGGGGACGAGAGAGTGAGGATGATAGTAGAAGAGGACTTCTTCTCGCCGGGAATTAGTAGTATTGTTGCAGCTGAGGGGAGTGAGAGAGTGATTAGGCAAGTAGGGATTGATGTGTGGAGGTTGTTCTTTGCTAGGTATGGGCTTGTGGAGGCTGAGCTTAATCAGTGGTCAGTGTATCAGGCTAGCTTGTTGGTAAAGCACTTTGCCTGTGGGGAGTCATACAGCTTTGAGGTGAATGGGAAAGCACTTCTTGTTGGGTGGAAGGGGACTCCATTGCATTTTATTTCTGCTTGGAAGTTCCAATAA
- the LOC109708979 gene encoding DELLA protein RGL1-like isoform X4: MFIKWMAQRNVVVLCISFFASFFFFFGDLGWGGEADLFRSFKPIQNLMWKRGFEFCIFLTMLYSSSYGSLRLERFLYLKGKKRKREKCLMASWLLHVLSLQSSLSVVLAASTSVFRLLCPEYECCLHYPCVCLFILPMFLEPEFVTAEDVGGFDDLWSSYGFYNEGCFEKGAPLVLNDQQLFSDFAFMDDMHFDSISSAISVAAETDQPASNSELLQLDEKSTPPLPSKTSELLSKYQFKFNARSGEKPNESIERGGSKLSTEDFMRIAASFFIQLSTHKDCNPFMLNNQFGLSFSGLSSAEIMNVELAILLFSAAEKVSQQRFDHGTNLIKECYKLCSKTGNSVQRVVYYFADALQERIHGGKGTVVKAQEVMKALLSNHPVHLATFRSLPLEQIMQFTSVQTILDNLGSAKKIHLIDLSIKHGLQWTILMQALSNSSSVDYVKISAVGTSEEEITSTGKRLTSFAEILKLPFVFKPVIVSDIKELKEDMFKIEETETIALYSSMDMNTMIIKPDRLENVMKVIRNLRPQIVTVVDVEAKHNSRSFINRFTEALFYFSAFFDCLENCMRGDERVRMIVEEDFFSPGISSIVAAEGSERVIRQVGIDVWRLFFARYGLVEAELNQWSVYQASLLVKHFACGESYSFEVNGKALLVGWKGTPLHFISAWKFQ, from the exons ATGTTTATCAAATGGATGGCCCAAAGAAATGTAGTTGTTCTATGTATTAGTTTTttcgcctctttttttttttttttcggggatTTGGGGTGGGGGGGAGAGGCAGACCTTTTTCGGTCTTTTAAGCCAATCCAGAATCTTATGTGGAAGAGAGGATTTGAGTTTTGTATATTCCTTACTATGCTGTATTCTAGTTCATATGGTAGTTTAAGGTTAGAAAGGTTCCTTTATTTGAAGGG aaaaaaaaggaagagagagaagtgtCTGATGGCTTCCTGGTTGCTCCATGTCCTTTCTCTACAAAGCTCCCTGTCTGTGGTGTTGGCAGCAAGCACATCAGTATTTCGATTGCTTTGTCCTGAATATGAGTGTTGCTTACACTATCCTTGTGTTTGTCTGTTTATTCTCCCTATGTTTCTG GAACCCGAATTTGTCACAGCAGAAGATGTGGGTGGATTTGATGATCTCTGGTCCAGCTATGGGTTCTACAATGAGGGTTGCTTCGAAAAGGGAGCTCCTTTGGTGCTTAATGATCAGCAGCTGTTCTCGGACTTTGCGTTCATGGACGACATGCATTTTGATTCAATTTCTTCAGCGATTTCTGTTGCAGCGGAAACAGACCAGCCTGCGTCGAACTCTGAACTTCTGCAGTTGGACGAGAAGAGCACACCGCCTCTTCCCTCAAAAACGTCAGAGCTTTTGAGCAAATACCAATTTAAATTCAATGCGAGGAGTGGAGAAAAGCCTAATGAGTCGATCGAGAGGGGAGGAAGCAAACTGTCGACCGAAGATTTCATGCGGATTGCTGCTTCTTTCTTCATTCAACTGTCAACACACAAGGATTGCAATCCTTTTATGCTTAATAATCAATTCGGCTTATCGTTTTCAGGGCTTAGTTCTGCGGAGATTATGAATGTAGAGCTCGCGATTCTTCTTTTTTCCGCCGCTGAGAAGGTAAGCCAACAGCGATTCGATCACGGTACCAATTTAATCAAGGAATGTTACAAACTGTGCTCAAAAACAGGAAATTCGGTTCAAAGAGTAGTTTACTATTTCGCAGATGCACTACAAGAGAGGATCCACGGGGGAAAGGGTACTGTTGTAAAAGCACAAGAAGTAATGAAAGCATTATTAAGTAATCACCCGGTTCATCTAGCTACCTTTAGAAGCCTCCCCCTTGAGCAGATCATGCAGTTCACTTCAGTTCAAACCATTTTGGACAATTTGGGTTCAGCAAAGAAAATCCATCTAATCGATCTCTCGATCAAGCACGGACTGCAATGGACAATCCTGATGCAAGCCTTGTCGAACTCGAGTTCGGTCGATTATGTCAAGATCAGTGCTGTTGGGACTTCAGAGGAGGAGATCACTTCGACCGGTAAGCGCTTAACAAGTTTTGCTGAGATCCTAAAGTTACCATTTGTGTTCAAACCGGTAATAGTTTCGGACATCAAGGAACTCAAGGAAGATATGTTTAAGATAGAAGAGACAGAAACAATTGCCTTATACTCTTCAATGGACATGAACACCATGATCATAAAGCCTGATAGGCTCGAGAACGTAATGAAGGTGATAAGGAACCTGAGACCGCAAATTGTGACGGTTGTGGACGTGGAGGCGAAGCATAATTCGCGATCGTTCATTAACCGGTTCACCGAAGCATTGTTTTACTTCAGCGCGTTCTTCGACTGCTTAGAGAATTGTATGAGAGGGGACGAGAGAGTGAGGATGATAGTAGAAGAGGACTTCTTCTCGCCGGGAATTAGTAGTATTGTTGCAGCTGAGGGGAGTGAGAGAGTGATTAGGCAAGTAGGGATTGATGTGTGGAGGTTGTTCTTTGCTAGGTATGGGCTTGTGGAGGCTGAGCTTAATCAGTGGTCAGTGTATCAGGCTAGCTTGTTGGTAAAGCACTTTGCCTGTGGGGAGTCATACAGCTTTGAGGTGAATGGGAAAGCACTTCTTGTTGGGTGGAAGGGGACTCCATTGCATTTTATTTCTGCTTGGAAGTTCCAATAA
- the LOC109708979 gene encoding DELLA protein RGL1-like isoform X2 produces the protein MLSSIISINGIDYLTDQEKYHLLQEPEFVTAEDVGGFDDLWSSYGFYNEGCFEKGAPLVLNDQQLFSDFAFMDDMHFDSISSAISVAAETDQPASNSELLQLDEKSTPPLPSKTSELLSKYQFKFNARSGEKPNESIERGGSKLSTEDFMRIAASFFIQLSTHKDCNPFMLNNQFGLSFSGLSSAEIMNVELAILLFSAAEKVSQQRFDHGTNLIKECYKLCSKTGNSVQRVVYYFADALQERIHGGKGTVVKAQEVMKALLSNHPVHLATFRSLPLEQIMQFTSVQTILDNLGSAKKIHLIDLSIKHGLQWTILMQALSNSSSVDYVKISAVGTSEEEITSTGKRLTSFAEILKLPFVFKPVIVSDIKELKEDMFKIEETETIALYSSMDMNTMIIKPDRLENVMKVIRNLRPQIVTVVDVEAKHNSRSFINRFTEALFYFSAFFDCLENCMRGDERVRMIVEEDFFSPGISSIVAAEGSERVIRQVGIDVWRLFFARYGLVEAELNQWSVYQASLLVKHFACGESYSFEVNGKALLVGWKGTPLHFISAWKFQ, from the coding sequence ATGTTGAGTTCTATAATCTCAATCAATGGCATCGATTATCTTACTGATCAGGAAAAATATCACCTTCTTCAGGAACCCGAATTTGTCACAGCAGAAGATGTGGGTGGATTTGATGATCTCTGGTCCAGCTATGGGTTCTACAATGAGGGTTGCTTCGAAAAGGGAGCTCCTTTGGTGCTTAATGATCAGCAGCTGTTCTCGGACTTTGCGTTCATGGACGACATGCATTTTGATTCAATTTCTTCAGCGATTTCTGTTGCAGCGGAAACAGACCAGCCTGCGTCGAACTCTGAACTTCTGCAGTTGGACGAGAAGAGCACACCGCCTCTTCCCTCAAAAACGTCAGAGCTTTTGAGCAAATACCAATTTAAATTCAATGCGAGGAGTGGAGAAAAGCCTAATGAGTCGATCGAGAGGGGAGGAAGCAAACTGTCGACCGAAGATTTCATGCGGATTGCTGCTTCTTTCTTCATTCAACTGTCAACACACAAGGATTGCAATCCTTTTATGCTTAATAATCAATTCGGCTTATCGTTTTCAGGGCTTAGTTCTGCGGAGATTATGAATGTAGAGCTCGCGATTCTTCTTTTTTCCGCCGCTGAGAAGGTAAGCCAACAGCGATTCGATCACGGTACCAATTTAATCAAGGAATGTTACAAACTGTGCTCAAAAACAGGAAATTCGGTTCAAAGAGTAGTTTACTATTTCGCAGATGCACTACAAGAGAGGATCCACGGGGGAAAGGGTACTGTTGTAAAAGCACAAGAAGTAATGAAAGCATTATTAAGTAATCACCCGGTTCATCTAGCTACCTTTAGAAGCCTCCCCCTTGAGCAGATCATGCAGTTCACTTCAGTTCAAACCATTTTGGACAATTTGGGTTCAGCAAAGAAAATCCATCTAATCGATCTCTCGATCAAGCACGGACTGCAATGGACAATCCTGATGCAAGCCTTGTCGAACTCGAGTTCGGTCGATTATGTCAAGATCAGTGCTGTTGGGACTTCAGAGGAGGAGATCACTTCGACCGGTAAGCGCTTAACAAGTTTTGCTGAGATCCTAAAGTTACCATTTGTGTTCAAACCGGTAATAGTTTCGGACATCAAGGAACTCAAGGAAGATATGTTTAAGATAGAAGAGACAGAAACAATTGCCTTATACTCTTCAATGGACATGAACACCATGATCATAAAGCCTGATAGGCTCGAGAACGTAATGAAGGTGATAAGGAACCTGAGACCGCAAATTGTGACGGTTGTGGACGTGGAGGCGAAGCATAATTCGCGATCGTTCATTAACCGGTTCACCGAAGCATTGTTTTACTTCAGCGCGTTCTTCGACTGCTTAGAGAATTGTATGAGAGGGGACGAGAGAGTGAGGATGATAGTAGAAGAGGACTTCTTCTCGCCGGGAATTAGTAGTATTGTTGCAGCTGAGGGGAGTGAGAGAGTGATTAGGCAAGTAGGGATTGATGTGTGGAGGTTGTTCTTTGCTAGGTATGGGCTTGTGGAGGCTGAGCTTAATCAGTGGTCAGTGTATCAGGCTAGCTTGTTGGTAAAGCACTTTGCCTGTGGGGAGTCATACAGCTTTGAGGTGAATGGGAAAGCACTTCTTGTTGGGTGGAAGGGGACTCCATTGCATTTTATTTCTGCTTGGAAGTTCCAATAA